In Myxosarcina sp. GI1, one genomic interval encodes:
- a CDS encoding aspartate aminotransferase family protein: MNFTTPQQQYLQRFIHDYNQRTPKSKQLAEQNRPYFADHKASIIFTMLLKEICYPIAGDRSIGSKIWDIDGNEYLDFSMGYGVNLFGHNPPFIKQAISEQLERGIHLGLGSEIACEVAETICQLTNTERVALSNTGTEAVMTAIRLARTATNRSKIALFSGSYHGHFDGTLVKNQTLDNTPQALPLAPGVPASIVKDVLVLDYGNPKSFDLIKQYQQELAAVLVEPVQTSNLSLQPKEFLHQLRKFTQDNNIALIFDEMVTGFRIHPGGAQAWFNIEADLATYGKIVGGGMPIGVIAGKAKYMNAIDGGIWNYGDRTCPQAKKTFFAGTYCKHPLAMATARAVLLEIKSQGVPLQQQLTQRTAELVATLNAYFIKEKLPLKMVHFGSLFAVNFTEDCTSPDIVALLLYYNLIHQGILFRELGGFLSTAHTEEDLNYLINTIKNIIAELTQAVFLSKEYVLR; this comes from the coding sequence ATGAACTTCACCACACCACAACAACAATACCTACAAAGATTCATCCACGACTACAACCAACGCACGCCAAAATCCAAACAGTTAGCAGAACAAAACCGCCCGTATTTCGCCGACCATAAAGCCTCAATTATTTTTACCATGCTTCTCAAAGAAATTTGCTATCCGATCGCGGGCGATCGCTCTATAGGTTCTAAAATCTGGGATATCGACGGTAATGAATATTTAGACTTTAGTATGGGTTATGGAGTCAATCTTTTCGGTCATAATCCACCCTTTATCAAACAGGCGATCTCAGAACAGTTAGAACGAGGTATCCATTTAGGACTGGGATCGGAAATTGCCTGTGAAGTAGCCGAAACAATTTGCCAACTTACCAACACCGAACGAGTCGCCCTCAGCAATACTGGCACAGAAGCGGTAATGACTGCAATTCGCCTCGCCCGTACTGCCACTAATCGTTCTAAAATTGCCTTATTTTCGGGTTCTTATCACGGTCATTTTGACGGCACTTTAGTTAAAAATCAAACCTTAGATAATACTCCTCAAGCCTTACCCCTCGCCCCAGGAGTTCCAGCCAGTATAGTAAAAGATGTTTTAGTTTTAGATTATGGCAATCCTAAATCTTTCGATCTTATAAAACAATACCAACAAGAACTAGCTGCGGTTTTAGTCGAACCAGTCCAAACTAGCAACCTGTCACTACAACCTAAAGAATTTCTCCACCAGTTAAGAAAATTCACCCAAGATAACAACATCGCCTTAATCTTTGATGAAATGGTAACGGGTTTTCGTATCCATCCAGGAGGCGCACAGGCATGGTTTAATATTGAAGCTGACTTAGCTACCTACGGCAAAATCGTCGGCGGAGGAATGCCCATTGGTGTCATTGCTGGTAAAGCCAAATATATGAATGCGATCGATGGGGGAATCTGGAATTATGGCGATCGCACTTGTCCCCAAGCCAAAAAAACCTTTTTTGCTGGCACTTATTGCAAACATCCCCTCGCAATGGCAACCGCCCGCGCCGTACTCCTAGAAATAAAAAGTCAGGGGGTTCCCCTTCAGCAACAGTTAACCCAACGCACAGCCGAGTTAGTAGCAACTTTGAATGCTTATTTTATTAAAGAAAAATTACCTCTAAAAATGGTTCACTTTGGTTCTTTATTTGCCGTGAACTTTACCGAAGATTGTACTTCGCCCGATATTGTAGCCTTGTTGCTTTATTACAATCTAATTCATCAAGGAATCTTATTTAGAGAACTAGGCGGTTTCCTTTCCACTGCCCACACAGAGGAAGATTTAAATTATTTAATTAACACTATTAAAAATATAATTGCCGAACTAACCCAAGCAGTTTTTTTATCTAAAGAATATGTATTGCGGTGA
- a CDS encoding MFS transporter — MNKIDFSKMGLLASLYVSQYIPLMFFYEALPVYMRQHGSSLGAIALVNLLILPVVLKFLWSPLIDRYGFTPWGHYRFWIVLFQLLVSLLTVVCAFIDIEQNLNLLLIIGFVMCIFCTSQDIAADAMAINLLTPAEKGLGNGIQVSGHYLGAVIGSGGMLILLDAIGWQKTMLSIALIMLVSLLPILQHQEQIRIKPKRVPPIWRDLGEFFSRRELWLWLLVLATYTTGSSMAITMFRPLLVDIGLSAAQIGLLIGVVSYGVGTVGALAGGMTVNFLDRKRLLIIGGCFQTVIILGFLLPAWGFSSLLILYALGILFNGIFGYAETATSTIKMDKSDRDSAGRDFTIQTSLVFVSSTLAGSVSGAIAETIGYSGLFVLSAGLTLLNLSLILKLKL, encoded by the coding sequence GTGAATAAGATCGATTTCTCAAAAATGGGACTGCTGGCTAGCCTGTATGTCTCGCAATATATACCGTTAATGTTTTTTTACGAGGCATTGCCAGTATATATGCGACAACACGGAAGTTCTTTAGGCGCGATCGCTCTAGTGAATTTGTTAATTTTGCCTGTGGTCTTAAAGTTTCTCTGGTCGCCTCTAATCGATCGCTATGGCTTTACTCCTTGGGGACACTATCGCTTTTGGATTGTCTTGTTTCAGTTGTTGGTTTCTTTACTAACGGTAGTTTGCGCCTTTATCGATATCGAACAAAACCTAAATCTCTTACTCATAATTGGCTTTGTCATGTGTATCTTCTGTACCAGTCAAGATATAGCAGCAGATGCGATGGCAATTAACTTACTTACTCCTGCCGAAAAAGGTCTGGGCAATGGTATTCAAGTAAGCGGTCATTATTTAGGGGCGGTAATTGGCAGTGGTGGAATGTTAATTTTACTCGACGCGATCGGTTGGCAAAAAACAATGCTGTCGATCGCCTTAATTATGTTAGTTTCCTTGCTACCAATTTTGCAGCATCAAGAACAAATAAGAATCAAACCCAAACGAGTACCTCCAATTTGGCGCGACTTGGGCGAGTTTTTTAGTCGCCGAGAATTGTGGCTGTGGCTATTGGTTTTGGCTACTTATACCACAGGTTCGAGTATGGCAATTACCATGTTTCGTCCCCTGTTGGTAGATATAGGACTATCCGCAGCCCAGATAGGTTTATTAATTGGAGTTGTCAGTTACGGTGTGGGAACAGTAGGGGCTTTAGCAGGCGGTATGACGGTGAATTTTTTAGACCGCAAACGATTATTAATTATTGGTGGCTGCTTTCAGACAGTAATTATTTTAGGTTTTTTGTTACCTGCCTGGGGATTTAGTAGCTTGCTTATCTTGTATGCCTTGGGGATTTTATTTAATGGAATTTTTGGCTATGCTGAAACTGCCACCTCTACTATCAAGATGGATAAAAGCGATCGCGATAGTGCGGGTAGAGACTTTACCATTCAAACATCTTTAGTCTTTGTCAGTAGTACACTCGCGGGTAGTGTCAGTGGCGCAATCGCAGAAACTATTGGTTATTCGGGTTTGTTTGTTCTTAGTGCGGGATTGACTTTGTTAAATTTAAGCTTGATTTTAAAACTGAAATTGTAA
- a CDS encoding adenylate/guanylate cyclase domain-containing protein, whose product MSKILHRLVSVLLKRIIIVLIVLMCTGGILVLIAVKNLSLELVELQASKNAEWCLKALKEVVDVYSDDVVDRVKHKVPVSENYPTIEGAIPIPPTYSIVIGERISEQKGNFRFRVYSDYPFPSRVEDGTGGVQDKFEQDALTYLRNNPGDSFYRMENYNNRLSMRYGMPILMKASCISCHNTHPQSPKTDWRIGDVRGVMELTQPLDKFMEQNQDHINELSLKLGGLSMLSLLGIGLVIGRLRQATKELEWKVKSRTAQLTEANANLEERNGLIRQVFGRYLSNDIVTILIKDAAEKKLKLGGERRKITILTSDLRGFAAIAEQFSPEEVIKILNIYLEYMADVISEYQGTIDEFMGDGILVLFGAPVAKENDAIRAVACACAMQLKMGAVNERMKQMGLPTIEMGIGINTGDAVVGNIGSEKRTKYGIVGSQVNLAYRIESYTTGGQILISESTFKEVKSIVKIAGQKLVTVKGIEQPIWIYDVWGMDGFYNLFLPKEQEQFFPLAVEIPIQYRILEEKDVAQTIFKGSLIKLSAKGAKVKINSVENNGKPKPNTNIKLNFITPTSPKPVSDYAYAKASEKLTNKNYFYITFTSKSPEIEARLNKIYQWISR is encoded by the coding sequence ATGTCTAAAATTTTGCATCGCTTAGTTAGTGTTTTATTAAAGCGGATTATTATAGTCTTGATAGTTCTCATGTGTACGGGAGGAATACTCGTTCTAATAGCTGTCAAAAATCTTTCTTTAGAGCTAGTTGAATTACAAGCCAGTAAAAATGCTGAATGGTGTCTTAAAGCTTTAAAAGAAGTAGTAGATGTTTACAGTGATGATGTAGTAGATCGCGTCAAACATAAAGTTCCAGTTAGCGAAAACTATCCTACTATTGAAGGCGCAATTCCCATTCCTCCTACTTACTCAATTGTTATAGGAGAAAGAATCAGCGAACAAAAAGGCAATTTTCGCTTTCGAGTTTATAGTGACTATCCTTTTCCAAGTCGTGTAGAAGATGGTACGGGAGGAGTACAAGACAAATTCGAACAAGATGCACTTACTTATTTAAGAAATAATCCAGGCGATTCATTTTATCGTATGGAAAACTATAACAATCGGCTTTCTATGCGCTATGGAATGCCAATTTTGATGAAGGCTAGTTGTATTTCCTGTCATAATACTCATCCTCAAAGTCCCAAGACAGATTGGCGCATTGGAGATGTTAGAGGTGTTATGGAATTGACTCAGCCTTTAGACAAATTTATGGAACAAAATCAAGATCATATAAATGAATTATCTCTAAAACTAGGCGGATTATCCATGTTATCTTTGTTGGGAATCGGCTTGGTTATCGGTAGATTACGTCAGGCTACCAAAGAATTAGAGTGGAAAGTTAAATCGCGTACGGCACAGTTGACCGAGGCTAATGCCAATTTGGAAGAAAGAAATGGTTTGATTCGGCAAGTTTTTGGGCGTTATCTCAGCAATGATATTGTCACTATTTTAATAAAAGATGCTGCCGAGAAAAAACTAAAGCTAGGCGGTGAAAGGCGCAAAATTACAATTTTGACTTCCGATCTTAGAGGCTTTGCGGCAATTGCAGAGCAGTTTTCACCCGAAGAAGTAATCAAAATACTGAATATTTATTTGGAATACATGGCGGATGTAATTAGCGAATATCAAGGAACGATAGATGAATTTATGGGTGATGGTATTTTGGTTTTATTTGGCGCACCCGTTGCCAAAGAAAATGATGCTATTAGAGCGGTCGCCTGTGCTTGCGCGATGCAGTTAAAAATGGGTGCGGTCAACGAACGAATGAAACAGATGGGCTTACCTACAATAGAAATGGGAATTGGAATTAATACTGGCGATGCAGTTGTGGGAAACATTGGCTCGGAAAAACGCACCAAATACGGAATTGTAGGCAGTCAAGTCAATCTTGCTTATCGTATTGAATCTTATACTACAGGCGGACAAATTCTTATTTCTGAATCTACCTTCAAAGAAGTAAAATCTATTGTTAAAATTGCGGGTCAAAAACTAGTAACTGTTAAAGGTATAGAACAACCAATTTGGATTTATGATGTTTGGGGAATGGACGGTTTCTACAATCTGTTTTTACCCAAAGAGCAAGAACAATTTTTTCCTCTTGCAGTAGAAATTCCCATTCAATATAGAATTTTAGAAGAAAAAGATGTGGCTCAAACTATTTTTAAAGGTAGTTTAATAAAACTTTCTGCTAAAGGAGCAAAAGTAAAAATCAATTCAGTAGAAAACAATGGTAAACCCAAGCCCAATACTAATATAAAACTTAATTTTATTACTCCAACTAGCCCCAAACCTGTTAGCGACTACGCTTATGCAAAAGCAAGCGAAAAACTGACAAATAAAAATTACTTTTATATTACTTTTACTTCTAAATCTCCAGAAATAGAGGCAAGATTAAACAAAATATATCAATGGATAAGTAGATAG
- a CDS encoding MBL fold metallo-hydrolase, which yields MFKLLFLGSGSAFTVGADNFQSNMLLINDRGNKLLIDCGSDIRFSLYEAGLSYLDITDIYISHLHSDHAGGLEYIGFSTKFDPQCKKPNLYLSKDVGIELWQKTLSGGMSSIAGDLAELSTFFNVSYISSNNFFVWQNTKFDLVKVSHVDNSYYLMPSYGVFFQINKSKIFITTDTQLHLNTLQKYYKKADLIFQDCEIGEYPTNIHAHYQQLLQLPKLVKNKMWLYGYQPGKLPDARQDNFLGFVKRGQIFNF from the coding sequence ATGTTTAAATTATTATTTTTGGGTTCTGGCTCTGCTTTTACTGTAGGAGCAGATAATTTTCAATCAAATATGCTGTTGATAAACGATCGCGGCAACAAATTATTAATTGACTGTGGTTCGGATATTAGATTTTCTCTATATGAAGCAGGTCTTTCTTATTTAGATATTACAGATATTTATATCAGTCATTTACATTCGGATCATGCTGGAGGACTAGAATATATTGGATTTAGCACTAAATTCGATCCCCAATGTAAAAAACCAAATTTATATTTAAGTAAAGATGTCGGTATAGAATTATGGCAGAAAACTCTGTCTGGTGGCATGAGTTCTATTGCTGGCGATCTAGCAGAATTAAGCACTTTTTTTAATGTTAGTTATATTAGCTCCAATAATTTTTTTGTCTGGCAGAATACTAAATTCGATCTGGTAAAAGTTTCTCATGTCGATAATAGCTATTATTTAATGCCCAGTTATGGTGTGTTTTTCCAAATAAATAAAAGTAAGATTTTTATTACTACCGATACTCAATTACACCTAAATACACTTCAAAAATACTATAAAAAAGCAGATCTAATATTTCAAGATTGTGAAATAGGCGAATATCCTACTAATATACACGCTCACTATCAACAACTACTTCAGTTGCCCAAGCTAGTAAAAAACAAAATGTGGTTGTATGGCTATCAACCAGGAAAGTTACCCGATGCCCGACAAGATAATTTTCTTGGTTTTGTCAAGCGAGGTCAAATATTTAATTTTTGA
- a CDS encoding iron uptake porin has translation MNHHIGKNLFGKILPVANEASDSANIVLIITNMVQIFFRVPTKIAIFCFIFLAANNSVKAQNLEQNNFLALPNDLAEVERLRDVNPEDWAYEALRNLSDRYNCLDGYPDATYRGNAAMSRYEFAVALSSCLQSIRKLVTSGQIEITQEDLATIARLQKNYSAELTKLDSRIDKLETNIGQLEDTQFSTTTKLLGNLRVQANTFVSGDGEPQTNIQYNLFLGQLTSFTGRDFLLAALGATNTTFPELASNNNGIDFGSTREGASDTAGSGSTFGSVRLIGLEYQFPVGERIVIDVVAANRYRFSPILLPQFFPGYTIGQGPVSTFAEAPPIYLLGAGSGLSVSYEFIDSAVLTLTYLGTFANDPQAGRGWFNGDYIAAAQINYNPSPDIFLQFLYQKGYFDNGNFGFNNGQTFRGNGFVGTSLANRFDDPGVFFDEGAEVLSNAYQIGGYYTISEGIIVGGWANLIKARLLGKGDADIWTYSLQTAFPDLFIEGNQGGIVVGVEPTLTGLDSSLEIPEFKNDTSLHLEVYYRHQLNDYISVTPSVIWITAPNQDANNEDIIIGGVRTTFNF, from the coding sequence ATGAACCATCACATAGGTAAAAATTTATTTGGAAAAATATTACCAGTTGCTAATGAAGCTTCTGACTCTGCAAACATTGTTCTAATAATAACTAACATGGTACAAATTTTTTTTCGCGTACCAACTAAGATCGCAATTTTTTGTTTTATCTTCCTGGCAGCTAATAACTCAGTTAAGGCACAAAACCTCGAACAAAATAATTTTCTTGCTTTGCCCAACGATCTAGCTGAAGTCGAGCGACTTCGAGATGTAAACCCAGAAGATTGGGCGTATGAAGCACTAAGAAATTTGAGCGATCGCTATAATTGCCTCGATGGTTATCCCGATGCAACCTATCGAGGTAATGCAGCTATGAGCCGCTATGAATTTGCCGTTGCTTTGAGTTCCTGCCTGCAAAGTATTAGAAAACTTGTAACTTCAGGTCAGATCGAGATAACTCAAGAAGACCTTGCGACTATAGCAAGATTACAAAAAAACTATAGTGCAGAATTAACTAAACTAGACAGTCGCATCGATAAACTAGAAACTAATATCGGACAGTTGGAAGATACTCAATTTTCTACTACTACCAAACTTTTAGGCAACTTAAGAGTTCAAGCCAATACTTTTGTTTCTGGAGATGGCGAACCTCAAACTAACATTCAATACAATCTCTTTTTAGGTCAGCTTACTAGCTTTACTGGTAGAGATTTTTTACTTGCTGCACTAGGTGCAACCAATACTACTTTTCCCGAATTAGCCAGCAATAATAATGGCATTGATTTTGGTTCGACTAGAGAAGGAGCGAGCGATACTGCTGGTTCTGGAAGTACTTTTGGTAGCGTCCGCTTGATTGGCTTAGAGTACCAATTTCCCGTCGGCGAGCGAATTGTAATTGATGTAGTCGCAGCCAACCGCTATCGCTTTAGCCCGATTTTGCTTCCGCAATTTTTTCCTGGCTATACCATCGGACAAGGTCCTGTGAGTACCTTTGCCGAAGCACCGCCAATATATTTACTAGGAGCGGGTTCGGGACTATCGGTTAGCTATGAATTTATTGACTCTGCCGTACTAACTCTGACCTATCTCGGTACATTTGCCAACGATCCTCAAGCGGGAAGGGGTTGGTTTAATGGCGATTATATCGCCGCAGCCCAGATTAACTATAATCCTAGCCCCGACATATTTTTACAGTTTTTATATCAAAAGGGCTATTTCGACAATGGTAATTTCGGTTTCAATAACGGACAAACCTTCAGAGGTAATGGTTTTGTTGGAACGTCTTTAGCCAATCGTTTTGACGATCCTGGAGTTTTCTTTGACGAAGGGGCGGAAGTTTTGAGTAACGCCTACCAAATTGGTGGCTACTATACAATTAGCGAGGGCATTATTGTAGGCGGTTGGGCTAATTTAATTAAAGCTCGGTTGCTGGGCAAAGGCGATGCAGATATTTGGACTTATTCACTGCAAACAGCTTTCCCCGATCTGTTTATTGAAGGCAATCAAGGGGGCATTGTAGTTGGTGTCGAGCCTACTCTTACAGGGTTAGATAGTAGTCTGGAAATTCCCGAATTTAAGAACGACACTTCTTTGCATCTTGAAGTTTATTACAGACATCAGCTTAATGACTATATCTCAGTTACTCCCTCGGTAATTTGGATTACCGCCCCCAACCAGGATGCCAACAACGAAGATATCATTATTGGCGGTGTTAGAACGACTTTTAATTTTTAG
- a CDS encoding alpha-amylase family glycosyl hydrolase: MATQTKNEGQAVKTASGFLTESHSELESSSDFEFLFTRAIEFRQETIYFIIVDRFNDGDANNNPGINSQLYDPTRQQWGKYWGGDLQGIINKLDYLKNMGVTALWISPLFEQVEELQFDKPNGMASLRAAMHGYWTKDFKRINPRFLAPDEENSLHKCTTFDRLIAEMHARGMKLILDIVCNHSSPDVNGHKGELYDDGVLIADFYYDDRHWYHHNPEITNWEDEWQLLYGEMAGLATFNESNLEFRNYIKSAVKQWLDRGVDALRIDTVKHMPLWFWQEFITDIQTHKPSVFMFGEWGFSKPWEQKSVDFANFSGMSILDFGLCEAIRGALATGDPRGFYLVKEVFDLDRLYYRATELITFIDNHDMPRFQSLNLDPANLRMAIALLMTSRGIPCIYYGTEQYLHNDTNGGRDPYNRPMMENWDVNSPLYRDLHLLSKLRRLNSAVSLGSQVERYITSDIYCYTRSYRDSRCLVAINRGERSIIDVDTNLEDGEYRCLLTHRVFEIHNGKLSKLELKSQEIIILSYIGDRVKGKTIVRVQVNGISTQPGETVVVTGDCPELGNWDLSQAYALEYINSNTWFGEIPFTASSGKAIAYKYALWRKNDTPLYENTISRRWILADRGIVKWQDVWQ; encoded by the coding sequence ATGGCAACGCAAACTAAAAACGAGGGACAAGCCGTTAAAACTGCATCGGGTTTTCTGACAGAAAGCCACAGTGAATTAGAGTCGAGTTCGGATTTTGAATTCTTATTTACCAGAGCGATCGAATTTCGCCAAGAGACAATTTACTTTATCATTGTCGATCGCTTTAATGATGGTGATGCCAACAATAATCCAGGAATAAATTCCCAACTTTACGATCCGACTCGGCAACAGTGGGGTAAATATTGGGGAGGAGATTTACAAGGTATTATCAATAAGCTGGACTACCTCAAAAATATGGGCGTAACGGCTTTGTGGATTTCTCCTCTGTTCGAGCAGGTAGAAGAACTACAGTTCGATAAGCCTAACGGCATGGCTTCGCTACGCGCCGCGATGCACGGGTATTGGACGAAAGATTTTAAACGTATTAACCCCCGCTTTTTGGCACCAGATGAGGAAAATTCTCTACATAAATGTACGACATTCGATCGATTGATTGCTGAGATGCACGCTCGCGGCATGAAATTAATTTTAGATATTGTTTGTAATCATAGCAGTCCCGATGTTAACGGACACAAAGGCGAACTTTATGATGATGGGGTATTAATTGCCGATTTTTATTACGACGATCGCCATTGGTACCATCACAATCCCGAAATTACTAACTGGGAAGATGAATGGCAGCTTTTATACGGCGAGATGGCAGGGTTGGCTACTTTTAACGAAAGCAATCTTGAGTTTCGTAACTATATCAAATCTGCTGTTAAGCAGTGGTTAGATCGGGGTGTAGATGCCTTACGCATCGATACGGTAAAACATATGCCACTCTGGTTCTGGCAAGAATTTATAACCGATATTCAAACACACAAACCGAGCGTGTTTATGTTTGGTGAATGGGGTTTTAGTAAACCCTGGGAACAAAAATCGGTAGATTTTGCCAATTTTTCGGGGATGTCAATTCTCGACTTTGGTTTGTGTGAGGCAATTCGCGGTGCTTTGGCAACGGGAGATCCCAGAGGATTTTATTTGGTTAAAGAGGTGTTCGATCTCGATCGCCTTTATTATCGGGCAACAGAACTAATTACTTTTATCGACAATCACGATATGCCCCGATTCCAAAGTTTAAACTTAGATCCTGCTAATTTACGTATGGCGATCGCTCTACTGATGACTTCGCGGGGCATTCCCTGTATTTATTATGGAACCGAGCAATACTTACATAATGATACCAATGGCGGTCGCGATCCTTACAATCGTCCCATGATGGAAAATTGGGATGTCAATAGTCCCCTCTATCGAGATTTACACTTACTTTCCAAACTAAGAAGGCTCAACTCCGCAGTATCTTTAGGCAGTCAGGTAGAAAGATATATTACATCCGATATTTATTGTTATACTCGCAGCTATCGAGATTCTCGCTGTTTGGTTGCCATTAATCGCGGCGAACGATCGATTATTGACGTAGATACCAACTTAGAAGATGGTGAATATCGTTGTTTGCTAACTCATCGTGTTTTTGAAATCCATAACGGCAAACTATCAAAACTAGAATTAAAATCGCAAGAAATTATTATCCTGAGCTATATTGGCGATCGCGTTAAGGGTAAAACTATCGTTCGCGTACAGGTAAATGGCATTAGTACTCAACCAGGTGAAACAGTTGTCGTTACGGGAGACTGTCCAGAATTGGGTAATTGGGATTTGAGTCAAGCCTATGCTTTGGAATATATTAACTCTAATACTTGGTTTGGCGAAATTCCCTTTACGGCGAGTTCTGGTAAAGCGATCGCCTATAAATATGCTTTATGGCGAAAAAACGATACGCCACTTTATGAAAATACCATTTCGCGTCGCTGGATTTTAGCCGATCGCGGTATTGTTAAATGGCAAGATGTTTGGCAGTAG
- a CDS encoding ATP-binding protein — protein MIEIVETLTVPGTIDSLSAIAQYVKQVTTAADLKRQAAYKLRLAVDEIATNIITHGYQKAGLTGEIHLTAIVDNSSLTLSLEDTGINYNPQQKIPLQLEDLTQMLETREIGGLGIHLALNSVDEFRYERIDNRNRNILVVHR, from the coding sequence ATGATAGAAATCGTGGAAACTTTAACCGTTCCTGGAACTATAGATTCTTTAAGCGCGATCGCTCAATATGTCAAACAAGTAACGACTGCTGCCGATCTAAAACGTCAGGCTGCTTATAAACTACGTCTGGCAGTAGACGAAATTGCTACCAACATTATCACTCACGGTTATCAAAAGGCTGGGCTGACGGGAGAGATACATCTAACTGCTATTGTTGACAATTCTAGTTTGACTCTTTCTTTAGAAGATACGGGAATAAACTACAATCCCCAGCAAAAAATTCCCTTACAACTAGAAGACTTAACCCAAATGCTAGAAACTAGAGAGATTGGTGGACTGGGTATTCACTTAGCCTTAAATAGCGTCGATGAGTTTCGTTACGAAAGAATAGACAATCGCAATCGTAATATTTTGGTCGTGCATCGTTAA
- a CDS encoding PP2C family protein-serine/threonine phosphatase, which produces MSTCNLTIEQIQELESLRQEVASLKTEKAAFEVQQQLLENLVEIERCPVRDGVLKASLQTTLDLVTALTNAEKGSLFLLDSGKVIDAILSRSEVSDRQRIQLIGRVLDKGLAGWVSTHHQVGLIADTEKDSRWLTLADQPYKVRSALAVPIHRGNELLGILTLLHSEPNRFSRELARQIEITTERLGLVLENARLYFQLKQYSAALDNELEVGRQFQIDFLPDTVYQPLNWEIAACFHPAKQVAGDFYDIFPLDNYVGLVIADVCDKGVGAALFMALMRSLIRIFSGQTQLQGFSTTGKSSQEQILQAVELTNQYVAQNHWKLSMFATMFFGVLDPATGELTYINGGHEPLFVVGDSRIKQTLKATGPAVGMMPNVKFAIGQVRLEAGDTLFGYTDGVTEGKNADGELFTSHRLRSLLEQPHTQATKLLETIATDLFTHIDRTPQFDDITMLAVRRS; this is translated from the coding sequence GTGAGTACTTGCAATTTAACTATAGAACAAATACAAGAACTAGAGTCTCTACGACAAGAAGTTGCCAGTCTCAAAACCGAGAAAGCGGCTTTTGAAGTTCAACAACAGTTGCTAGAAAATTTGGTCGAGATCGAACGTTGTCCCGTGCGAGATGGAGTACTCAAAGCTTCTTTGCAGACGACACTAGATTTGGTCACGGCTTTAACCAATGCGGAGAAGGGTAGTTTATTTTTGCTCGATTCTGGCAAGGTAATCGATGCTATTTTGTCTCGTTCGGAAGTTAGCGATCGACAACGGATTCAATTAATTGGGAGGGTGCTAGATAAAGGCTTGGCAGGCTGGGTTAGTACCCATCATCAGGTAGGATTGATTGCCGACACTGAAAAAGATAGCCGTTGGTTGACGCTAGCAGATCAACCATACAAGGTACGTTCGGCTTTAGCAGTTCCCATTCACAGAGGAAACGAACTTTTAGGTATCCTGACCCTATTACATTCCGAACCCAATCGCTTTAGTCGAGAACTCGCCCGACAAATAGAGATAACTACCGAGAGACTTGGCTTGGTTTTAGAAAATGCCCGCTTGTACTTCCAACTCAAACAGTATTCAGCAGCTTTAGACAACGAATTAGAAGTAGGCAGACAGTTTCAAATCGACTTTTTGCCCGACACTGTTTACCAACCTCTCAATTGGGAAATTGCCGCCTGTTTTCACCCTGCCAAACAAGTTGCTGGCGATTTTTATGATATTTTTCCTTTAGATAACTATGTCGGATTGGTCATTGCCGATGTTTGCGATAAAGGGGTTGGTGCAGCTTTATTTATGGCTTTGATGCGTAGTTTGATTAGAATCTTTTCGGGACAAACTCAACTTCAAGGATTTTCTACAACTGGCAAATCTAGTCAAGAACAAATTTTGCAAGCGGTAGAACTTACCAATCAGTATGTCGCTCAAAACCACTGGAAATTGAGTATGTTTGCCACCATGTTTTTTGGGGTACTAGATCCCGCTACAGGCGAGTTGACTTATATCAATGGCGGACACGAACCTTTATTTGTGGTTGGTGATTCTAGAATTAAACAAACTTTAAAAGCTACTGGTCCTGCGGTGGGAATGATGCCTAATGTTAAATTTGCAATAGGTCAGGTTCGGTTAGAAGCAGGGGATACGTTGTTTGGCTATACCGATGGTGTTACCGAGGGAAAAAATGCCGACGGCGAATTGTTTACTTCCCATCGTTTACGATCGCTCTTGGAACAACCTCATACCCAAGCTACTAAATTACTCGAAACTATAGCAACTGATTTATTTACTCATATCGATCGCACGCCTCAGTTTGATGACATTACTATGCTGGCGGTGCGACGAAGTTAG